The sequence AAGGTTTGTGGAGCGCCACCCTCGGCACTGGCCTGCTGTCCGCGCTGTTGTCATCGGTGATGAACAACATGCCCAGCGTGCTGATCGGTGCGCTGTCGATCCAGGCCAGCGACGCCCAAGGGCTCGTTCGCGAAGCGATGATCTACGCCAACATCATTGGCTGCGACCTCGGCCCGAAAATCACCCCCATCGGTAGCCTCGCCACGTTGCTCTGGCTGCATGTGCTGGAACGCAAAGGTCTGCGCATCACCTGGGGCTACTACTTCAAGGTCGGCATTCTGCTGACCCTTCCGGTTCTGTTGATCACTCTTTCGGCCCTGGCACTGCGCCTGAGCCTTTGATGTCCGCCAAAAGCGGTAGGAGCAATCCATGCGAGTTCTGTTCATGTGCACGGCCAACAGCTGCCGCAGCATCCTCTCTGAAGCCATGTTCAATCATCTGGCGCCAGCGGGATTCGAAGCGGTGAGTGCCGGCAGTTTTCCCAAAGGCCAGGTGTTGCCGCGCAGCCTGTCGACGCTGCAACAGGCCGGCATCGCCATTGATGGTTTGCACAGCAAAGGCAACGACGCTTTTGAAAGCAACCCGCCAGATATCGTCATCACCGTGTGCGACAAAGCCGCTGGCGAGACTTGCCCGGTATATTTCGGCCCGGCGCTGAAATCCCATTGGGGGCTGGAAGATCCCTCCGAAGTGAAGGGCGACGAAGCCACCGTCGACGCGGCTTTTCACGCCACCCTTATGCGCATCGGCCAACGCTGTCAGGCCTTCCTCGATCTGCCTTTCCACTCGCTCAGCCGCGACCAACTCAAGGCTGAGCTCGACCGCATCGGCGCGCTTTAAGGAGGATTTATGTCCGAACTGCCCAACCTCGATCTTAATCTGTTCGATAACGCCAAACCGTCGCAAGCGGGCGTGCACAAACCGCGGATCCTGCTGCTCTACGGCTCGACCCGCGAACGCTCGTTCAGCCGTTTGCTGGTAGAGGAGGCCGCTCGCCTGCTCGAACATTTCGGCGCCGAAACGCGCATCTTCAACCCGTCCGGTCTGCCACTGCCCGACGACGTTCCGGTCGACCATCCCAAGGTGCAGGAACTGCGCGAGCTGGTGCTGTGGTCGGAAGGCCAGGTCTGGTGCTCGCCGGAACGCCATGGCGCGATGTCCGCCGTGTTCAAGGCACAGATCGACTGGGTCCCGCTGGAACTAGGCGCGGTACGCCCGACCCAGGGTAAAACCTTGGCCGTGATGCAAGTCTGCGGCGGTTCGCAGTCGTTCAACGTGGTCAACCAGTTGCGCGTACTAGGCCGCTGGATGCGCATGTTCACCATCCCCAACCAATCCTCGGTGCCCAAAGCCTACATGGAGTTCGACGATAGCGGGCGGATGAAACCATCGCCGTTCTACGATCGTGTGGTGGATGTAATGGAAGAACTGGTGAAGTTCACCGTGCTGCTGCGCGATCAACAGGCGCATCTGGTCGACCGTTACTCCGAGCGCAAGGAAAGCGCCGAGCAATTGATGGCGCGGGTGAATCAGCGTTCTATTTGAGGCCGTCCCTCGGCGAGGGACAGCTGCGTTCACGTGCGGCAACGGCGGGCGCAATCCAGCATTGATTGATGGTGATCAACCTTGTGTCGGTCAGTTCGGCGCAGCCTTGGAAAGGTGCTGAACTCACTGCAAACACCTGCACAGGAGTCTTGATCATGGCCATGATGAAAGCGGCGAGATTCGTCGAAAAGAATCGCATCGTGCTGGATGACAAATCGATCCCCGAGGTTGGCCCGCTGGACGCGCTGGTGCGTATCACCACCACGACGATCTGCGGCACCGACGTGCATATCCTGCGTGGTGAGTATCCGGTGGCCAAAGGTTTGACCGTCGGTCACGAACCGGTCGGCGTGATCGAGAAACTTGGCTCACAGGTGCGCGGATTTTTCGAAGGCCAACGGGTGATTGCCGGCGCGATTACCCCCAGCGGCCAAAGCTATGCCTGCCTGTGTGGCTGCGGCTCCCAGGACGGGCCGGACACCCGCCACGGTTTTCGCGCCACCGGCGGCTGGAAATTCGGCAACATCATCGATGGCTGCCAGGCGGAGTACGTCTTGGTGCCCGATGCCTTGGCCAACCTGTGCCCGATCCCCGACGAGCTGAGTGACGAACAAGTGCTGATGTGCCCGGACATCATGTCCACCGGGTTCTCCGGTGCCGAACGCGGCGAAGTCAGTATCGGCGACAGCGTTGCGGTATTCGCGCTGGGGCCGATCGGTCTGTGCGCGGTGGCCGGGGCGCGGCTCAAGGGCGCGAGCGTGATCATTGGCGTCGACGCGGTGGCCGAGCGCATGAGCGTCGCGCGGCAGTTGGGCGCGACCCATGTGGTCAACTTCAAGGACGGCGACGTGGTCGAGCAAATCATGGCGTTGACCGAGGGGCGCGGCGTGGATGTGGCCATCGAAGCCTTGGGCACCCAAGGCACGTTCGAATCTGCCTTGCGGGTGTTACGCCCGGGCGGACGCTTGTCGAGTCTGGGTGTCTACGCGTCGGACCTACGCATTCCCTACGATGCCTTCGCGGCGGGACTGGGCGATTACAGCATCGTCAGCACCCTGTGCCCCGGCGGCAAGGAACGCATGCGCCGGTTGATGGCGGTGGTGCAAAGCGGTGGCGTCGATCTGTCGCCGCTGGTGACCCACCACTTCAAACTCGACGATATCGAAGCCGCCTATGAACTGTTCGCGCATCAGCGCGATGGGGTGATGAAGGTGGCAATCACGCCGTGATCGGCAACGCGCCCCGCAACGTTTAAAGGTACGGGGCGCAGGGATGGCGTTACAGACTCAGGCGATGAATGACCTGGTGGGCATCATCAGGATCGCTGTGGGTTTCAAAGCCCAGTGATCGGGCGAGGTCGCGCATGGCCGTGTTGCTGGCGGAATCCACCGAATACAGATGCTTGAAACCGTTGTGCCGGGCAGCCTTGATCAAATGTTCCATCAGCAACGTGGCCAGGCCCAGGTGCATCCATTCATCGGCGACCGTGACGGCGCATTCACAGTCCTGTTCGCCCGTGGCGGCGTAGCGGCTGATGCCGATCTCGATCAATTCGCCATTTTCGTGAACCAGTGCGATGAAGGCCGCGCGTTGTTTGTAATCGACGTCCATCAACTGATCGAGCAACGCGGTGCCCGGCTCACTGATCTGCGCGAGAAAACGCAGGTGCCGGGACTCGGGCGACAAGCGCTTGATGAACGCATATTCGCGTTGGCGATCCTTGGCGGCCAGGGCACGGACCAAGACGTGGCGGCCATCCCTGAGCGACTCGATCCAGTATTCACCTTGGTGCGCGGCATAGGCCGGCGCCGCGCGGTCATTGTGGTCTTTGACAGTGAGCATGAGATGAGCCTCCATCGGGGCTGAACGAGCAACGCGCAGGAGAGTGCGCTGAGTCTGTTCTACACCGATGTCAGCCCCGGAAGCTGATCTGGATCAGATTCCGACGCGCGGCCACTGTTTTAACGGGCAATGGCGCTCGTGGCCCCGCAACAGGCTCAACTCTGCGGCGGCTCGCGAGTGCTGCGTTGCGATGCGGGGAGCGGTTGCCCGTCAGGGATCGATAAGGTCGCGCGCAGGCCGCCCTCCGCGCGGTTGACTAAAGTGATCCGTCCGCCCAACTGCGTGGCGATGGTGTTGACGATGGTCAGTCCCAGCCCCGCACCGTTGGCATTGCCGCGACTGTAAAAGCGTTCGAACAAGCGCGCCCGGTCCGCTTCATCGATGCCCGGCCCCTGATCTTCGACGCTCAAGTGATAGAAACCCTCAGCCTGGCTGAGCAGCACGGTGATCACCCCGTGTTCGGGGGAGAAGTTCGCAGCGTTGGTGATCAGGTTGTTCAGGGCAATGTCGATCGTGCCGGGGCTGGCCATGATGTTGAACGGTTCAGCGCTGTCTTCAAAGGCCAGTTCCAGGTGTTTGCTCAGCAACCATGGCGTCAGTTGCACCAGGCTGTTGCGCACGGTTTCGCTGAGGTCGATGGGTTGCAACGGCGGGGGATTGGGTTTCGGCTCCAGGCGCGCCATGGTCAGCAACTGGTTGACCAAGCGACTGGTGCGGTCGACCCCGGCGATCAGAAACGCCAGCGATTCGCGCCGTTCCTGTTCGGTGCCGGCCTCCTGCAGGTTCTGCGCATGCACCCGCAGCACCGCCAGCGGCGTGCGCATTTCGTGGGCGGCATCGGCGATAAAGCGCCGTTCGCGGCCAAGCACTTCCTGAATCTGCGCGAGCATACGGTTGAGCGCTGCCTGCATCGGTTCCAGCTCACTGGGCAGCGGCGCCAGTTGCAACGGTTCCAGCGAACCGCTGTGACGGGCGCGCAGAGTTTCGGCCATGTTCGCCAAGGGCTTGAGGCCCCAGCCGATGGCCAGCCAGACCATCGCCGCGAGCAGCAAGCTGCCGACCACATTCGGCCAAAGGGTGTGGCGGACGATGCGGTCAACCAGATCGGCGCGCACATCGTCGCGCTCACCGACCCAGATGCGCAGGCCGTTCTGTTTGTCTTCAAGGAGAAAGGCGCGCCAGTGACGATTGTTCAGGTCCACTACATCGCTGAAGCCGGGCTGCGTCGGTGGTGCCTTGAAGGACGGTGCGCTGGCGGTGTGCACCAGCACATCACCGGCAGGATTCCACACCTGAAAAGCGATTTTGCGTTCGTAAGGATGACCTTCGCCGCGCGGCACCGCTTCGCCCAGCGCCGAGTTGAACGCCTGGTACAGTTCGGCGTGCTGTTTGCTGGCCAAGGGCATGCGCATCACGCCTTGCAGCAGGCGCGCGTTCTGCGCCAATTGTGCGTCGTAGACTTCGGCGATTTCGTGGTTGCTGTCGTGCAGGTTGAAGGTGCTGAGCACCGCGAGGCCGGCCAGCAACAGGCCGATGATCAAGGTCAGCGTGCGGCGGCGGATCGAGGTCATCGACGCTCCTCCACCAGATAACCGACACCACGGATGGTGCGGATCAGGTCGGTGGAAAACTTCTTGCGCAAGTGATGAATGTGCACTTCGAGGGTGTTGCTTTCGGCTTCTTCATTCCAGCCGTAGAGCAGTTGCATCAGTTGATCGCGGGTCATCACCCGGCCCGGTGGCGACAGCAGCTCGTGCAGCAACTGATATTCCTTGGGCGTCAGGGCCACAGGCTGGCCCTGATAGCTGACTTGCTGGGTGCCGGGGTTAAGGCTGATGCCGGCATGCTCGATCAACGCCTGGGCGCGCCCGGCACTGCGCCGCAACAGGGCGCGCAAGCGTGCCTTGAGTTCATCCAGGTCGAACGGTTTGATCAGGTAGTCGTCGGCTCCGGCGTCGAGCCCGGCGATGCGGTCTTCAGTAGCGTCGCGGGCAGTCAGAATCAGCACCGGCAGATTCGAACCGCTGTCGCGCAGGCGGCGCAGCACTTGCAGGCCGTCCATGCGTGGCAGACCGAGATCGAGCACGGCGACATCGAAGGTTTCACTGAGCAGCGCATGCAACGCGCTGCTGCCGTCCTTGAGCCAGTCGACGGTGTAACCCTCGCGGCCCAGCGCCTGATGAATGCCTTCACCCAGCGCCACGTCATCCTCAACCAGTAATAAACGCACGCGGACTCCTGTCAGTCGAGTTTCTTGTTCACGTCCACCAGAAGGGCGGCGATCTCTTTGCGACGCCCGGCATCGGCACTTTCCCGGCCCGGACGCGGCGCGGCTTGTTGGGCTTTGAGCAGGGCTGCTTTGGCTTCAGCGTAGCGCTTCTGACGGTAGAGGTGATCGCCCCAGAAGTACAGGCTGTCGATGCCGTTGGGGTTGAGTTGCAAGGCTTGCTTGAGCAGTTGCTCGGCCTTGTCGCTGTCGCCGAAACCGATGGGCCAGCCGGGCACGCGGTCATACAGCGCGGCGAGGCTGGTGTAGGCCGAGCCTTGCAGGGCTTTGGGGTCGAGGGTCAGGGATTTTTCCAGATCGGCCTTGGCGTCCTTGGCTTTGCCCAGTGCGCCGAGGCCACCCTCGGCACCGGCCCAACTGCTGGTGACGATGCCTTTCCAGATCCACGCTTCGGCCACCGCCGGGCGCTGCGTGGTGAACGTGTTGGCCTCGTTGGCCAATTGTTCGAACGCGGCGGCGCGCTGTTTTTCCGCCACTTCATATTGGATGTGCGCCCAGCTCTGCTGGATGCCCTCGAGACGTTGCTGGTCGGCCGGTTCCAGCGCCCAGACACTTTGACTCAAGGCGGCGAGCAACAGGCATGCGGATAGTTTTTTCATGGCTTTGGCGACTCGTGGTCAGGTTTTTCACTGAGACGGCGGATCAGCGGCAACTGCTTGCGCAGGCCTCGATCCACCAGATGCGGCAGCAGATTGTTCAGGCGGACGAAGAAGCGTTCCGGCCAGCCCAGGTAGAGGTCGCGACGATCACCGGCAATCGCATGGATCACCGCCGAGGCCACGGTTTGCGGATCGTCGACGTTGGCCTTGAGTGCGTCGTTCAACGCTTGTGCGGCGGCGCTGTTCATCGAGGTGCGCGTGGCGCGGGGCGCGACGTACAGCACGCTGACGCGGGTGTCGGCGAGCTCGCGGCGCAGCGCCTCGGAAAACCCGCGCAAAGCGAATTTGGTCGCGCAATAACTGGCGTAACCCGGGTAGCCGATCGAGCCATAGGTCGAACCGACGTTGACCACCATGGCGCTGTCGGCCTGCTTGAGCAGCGGCAACAGCAGTTTGGTCAGGCACATCGGTGCACTGATGTTCACCGCCAGCATCGCGTTGATGTCGCTGTCATCCAGCTGTTCAAGCATGGCGAAGTGATTGACCCCGGCGGCGTTGATCAGCAGGTTGACGCCGCCGATGGCTTCGGCGGCGACCAGCACTTTGCGCCGGTCGCTGAGGAAGGTCAGGTCGGCGCCGACCCAGCACAACGACTCGGGGTAGCGTTTGATCAGCGGCAGCAGTGCCTCCTGATGCCGCGCCACCGCGAGCACGTGGGCACCGGCGGCGCACAAGGTTTCGGCGATGGCCAGGCCGATGCCGCCACTGGCACCGGTCAGCACCACCCGCGCATCACGCAGCTGCATGTTGAGCCTCCGCGTCACGCGGCAAGCCACGGAACATGTCGGTGTACAGGCGATAGACGACTTTCGAGGCATGGATCACGGCGGCTTGATCGGCAGGATTTTCGAGCTGATTCATCAGCCGCCGATAGGTCTGCATGTGCTCGATATCGAGCGAACCGTGGGAGCTCAGGTAACTGAACGCCGTTTCCGGCAACGCCAAACGCTCGCGAATGCTGCCCGCCGCGTGGGTGGCCAGGGCGATGCTGGTGCCTTCGAGCACATTGACCATCCCGAACAGACCGACCGGATTGCCCCGGGCGATCAGGTCGTAAAGAAAGCTGACCATCAACTCGATCGACAACGACGGCTGACCGTCGCGCACCGCATCACGGTCACCGCCACACGCGGCGATGTCGTTGAGCACCCAGTGCTCGTGGCCGTATTCGTCTTCGATGTACTCGGCCACCGCTTTGCGCAGCCATTCCAGGCGCGTCGGCAGGCGTGCACCGCAAGCCATCATCAGCGGCACGGTGTGGCGCACGTGGTAATACGCTTGCGCGAGAAATGCCCGATAGCTGTCGAGGCTGACCTTGCCTTGCAGGGCATCGACGATGATCGGCAGGTTGAACAGTGCGTGGCGTTCCTGTTGCGTGGCTTCTTGCAGGGTGTCAAAAAAACTCATGATGCGGACTCCTCGGAAACAGCGGATTCGGTCAATTGCGCGTGGTACTGCGCGACGATGGCGTCGCGGCGCGGGCGGCCATTGGCGGTGAGCAAGCCATTGGCGGCGGTGAAGGGTTGCGGCAGGCGCGTCCACTGATGCACCTGGGCGTAATCGGGCAAAGCCTCGTTGGCTTCAGCGACGGCAGCGGCCAGTTCGGTATCGGTGCAGTCCGGGCGATGCGGCCAGAGCAGGGCGTGATTGCGCGGTAAGGCTTCGCCGTAAACGAACGCCTGGGCGATGTGGCGGCGCTGGGTCAGTTCGGACTCGACCCATTCCGGGTTGACGTTGCGCCCGAAACTGGTGACGAACTGGTGCTTTTTGCGGCCCTTGAGATAGAGAAAACCTTCCGGGTCGAACTCGCCCAGATCGCCGCTCGGCCACCATTCCTCGGCGTACGGCGCGTCGCCCAGATAACCGAGCAACGTCGAGCCCTTGATCAGCACTTCGCCGTCCTCGGCCAGGCGCACTTCGACATGCGGCAACGGCCGGCCGACGCTGCCGGGGCGGCGTGCGCCGGGCCGATTGAGGCACACCACCGACGCGCATTCGGACAAGCCGTAACCTTCGTAAACTGGCAGCCCGAGCCGTTGCGCGCGGTGCAGCAGACCCTCCGACACCCGCGCACCGCCGACAGCGGCAAAGCGCAGGTTTCGCGGGTCGAAGGCTTTCTGTTCGGCGGCGCTGACCAGTAACAGCAGCAACTGCGGCACTAGGATCAGACTCTCCGGCGCGCGGCTGGCCAGATAACCGAGCAGGCGCGGAATGTCGACGCCGCTGGCGCCCTGAATGCCGAGGGTTTTCTGGCTCGGCAAACTCAGCATGGCGCCGGCATACAGCGCGGCGTAACAGCCGAGGTTCTCCAACAGGATCGCCAACGGCAACAGCGCCAAGTGATGCTGCGGGCCGGTGGCTTCGCTTGCCTGATCCAGCTCCCGCGCAACGCGCAGCAGGCTGTCGGCGCTCAGGCACACACCTTTCGGCGTGCCGGTGGTGCCGGACGTGAAAGTGAGTTTCGCGGTGCCGGCCGGCATGCGACTGGGGCCACTGAACGAGCGGCGCCAGAACTCGCCACGTTGTTCATAACCAGCCGCGAGCAGTTCGGCGCCCAGTTCTGGCTCGGCGATCACCCGTTCGGCCTGGCTCTGTTCCAGACAATGGGCGCGTTGCGTCGCACTGAAAAACGGCGGCAGCGTCACACAGGTCAGGCCTTCAAACAGCACGGCCAGATCCCACAGCATCGCGTCGACGCCGTTGTCCAACGCCAGCGCAATCACCTGCGCTTGCTCATCGCGCAGGCGCTCCTGGCGATAGAGCACCTCGGCGTACAGCGTGGCGTAATCGAGTTTCAGCGTGTCGCCCCACAGGGCCGTCGCGTTGTCATTGCGCCGGGCATGGTCGCGCAAGGTTTCCTGGAAGCGTTGCAATTCAAGCGACATGACAGGCTCCTTCAATCGAGCCCGGCAAACCCAGGCGGGTAAACAGGCCGATATCGCGCAAATGGACGAACCCCGCACGGATGTTGCCGACGTGTACCCAAGGTTTACTTTCGTAATAACTGCCCCAGTGTTGACGCTCGTCACCCAATCGATCCGGATCAGCGGCGCACAATGTCACTGGCGTCAAACCCAGGCGATGGAAGCTGTTGACCAGGCCGATGTTGCCGGTGAACGTCACCCATTCCAGGCCGCCCATGGCCAGCAGGTAGGTGATGGCGATGATGCTCAGGCGCGCGCTGCCGGTGTCGCTGGCGGCGAGGTTGCCGACTTCGACGATGGCGCTGCGCTCGACCGGACGATCTGCCGCCGCGCTGATCAACGGCTCGATCGGCTCATCCAGATAGCGCTCAAGGAACAGTGATTCCAGATGCGCGCGACGCACCCCGGCCACGGCGCACAACTCGCCATCGCCGTTGTGCATGCCGAACAGCTCGGGCATGAAGTGACGGATGTCGGCGCCATGGGCCTTGCGAAAACGTTGCTGGATAAAGCTTTCAAACGTCGCTCGCAGAGTGTCATCGGGCAGCGCGCCGGTCAGTGTCATCTGCGGTGTTTCGGCTTGACCGAAGCGCAGGGGCAGGGCGATGTTCCAATCAAATTCGGGCATGGGCAGAACGCCTCCCTCAATAGGTTTGAGCGGAGTATCCAAGCCATTTCTTAACGAAGTCTGAAGGTAAAAAAAGGTTAACCTGAGGGTCTGTCTTCAGACTCTCTTAAGACTGGGCGGGCAGGGTAACGCCGTCGGTTCGCCCAACAACCGGAGCGAGGCGGTCGAACGAATCGGCCGTCACTCACGACAATCAAGAGGCGCAGCTTATGTCCCACGACATCGCCGTAACCCGTTACGGAAAACTCTCAATCACCCTGCACTGGCTGATGCTGGCGCTGTTCGTCGGCGTCTACGCATGCGTCGAAATCAAGGGCTACCTGCCCAAGGGCAGCGAAGCACGCGGCTTGCTGATGGGCTTCCACGGCCTGTTCGGCGCGAGCATCTTCGCCCTCGTGTGGATCCGCCTGCTCGGCCGCCTCACGCCACGCCCACCGATCACGCCCAAACCCCCAGCGTGGCAGACCGGCATCGCGCACCTGACACAC comes from Pseudomonas sp. RU47 and encodes:
- a CDS encoding tetratricopeptide repeat protein codes for the protein MKKLSACLLLAALSQSVWALEPADQQRLEGIQQSWAHIQYEVAEKQRAAAFEQLANEANTFTTQRPAVAEAWIWKGIVTSSWAGAEGGLGALGKAKDAKADLEKSLTLDPKALQGSAYTSLAALYDRVPGWPIGFGDSDKAEQLLKQALQLNPNGIDSLYFWGDHLYRQKRYAEAKAALLKAQQAAPRPGRESADAGRRKEIAALLVDVNKKLD
- a CDS encoding response regulator; its protein translation is MRLLLVEDDVALGEGIHQALGREGYTVDWLKDGSSALHALLSETFDVAVLDLGLPRMDGLQVLRRLRDSGSNLPVLILTARDATEDRIAGLDAGADDYLIKPFDLDELKARLRALLRRSAGRAQALIEHAGISLNPGTQQVSYQGQPVALTPKEYQLLHELLSPPGRVMTRDQLMQLLYGWNEEAESNTLEVHIHHLRKKFSTDLIRTIRGVGYLVEERR
- a CDS encoding NAD(P)-dependent alcohol dehydrogenase, whose product is MAMMKAARFVEKNRIVLDDKSIPEVGPLDALVRITTTTICGTDVHILRGEYPVAKGLTVGHEPVGVIEKLGSQVRGFFEGQRVIAGAITPSGQSYACLCGCGSQDGPDTRHGFRATGGWKFGNIIDGCQAEYVLVPDALANLCPIPDELSDEQVLMCPDIMSTGFSGAERGEVSIGDSVAVFALGPIGLCAVAGARLKGASVIIGVDAVAERMSVARQLGATHVVNFKDGDVVEQIMALTEGRGVDVAIEALGTQGTFESALRVLRPGGRLSSLGVYASDLRIPYDAFAAGLGDYSIVSTLCPGGKERMRRLMAVVQSGGVDLSPLVTHHFKLDDIEAAYELFAHQRDGVMKVAITP
- a CDS encoding cytochrome b, with protein sequence MSHDIAVTRYGKLSITLHWLMLALFVGVYACVEIKGYLPKGSEARGLLMGFHGLFGASIFALVWIRLLGRLTPRPPITPKPPAWQTGIAHLTHLALYGLMIATPILAWLMLAAADKPFPYFGFHVPAPVAIDPDFAKQLKYWHELIGSTGYWLIGLHAAAGLFHHYWVRDNTLVRMLPGRTE
- a CDS encoding SDR family oxidoreductase, whose protein sequence is MQLRDARVVLTGASGGIGLAIAETLCAAGAHVLAVARHQEALLPLIKRYPESLCWVGADLTFLSDRRKVLVAAEAIGGVNLLINAAGVNHFAMLEQLDDSDINAMLAVNISAPMCLTKLLLPLLKQADSAMVVNVGSTYGSIGYPGYASYCATKFALRGFSEALRRELADTRVSVLYVAPRATRTSMNSAAAQALNDALKANVDDPQTVASAVIHAIAGDRRDLYLGWPERFFVRLNNLLPHLVDRGLRKQLPLIRRLSEKPDHESPKP
- the arsH gene encoding arsenical resistance protein ArsH — its product is MSELPNLDLNLFDNAKPSQAGVHKPRILLLYGSTRERSFSRLLVEEAARLLEHFGAETRIFNPSGLPLPDDVPVDHPKVQELRELVLWSEGQVWCSPERHGAMSAVFKAQIDWVPLELGAVRPTQGKTLAVMQVCGGSQSFNVVNQLRVLGRWMRMFTIPNQSSVPKAYMEFDDSGRMKPSPFYDRVVDVMEELVKFTVLLRDQQAHLVDRYSERKESAEQLMARVNQRSI
- a CDS encoding TenA family transcriptional regulator produces the protein MSFFDTLQEATQQERHALFNLPIIVDALQGKVSLDSYRAFLAQAYYHVRHTVPLMMACGARLPTRLEWLRKAVAEYIEDEYGHEHWVLNDIAACGGDRDAVRDGQPSLSIELMVSFLYDLIARGNPVGLFGMVNVLEGTSIALATHAAGSIRERLALPETAFSYLSSHGSLDIEHMQTYRRLMNQLENPADQAAVIHASKVVYRLYTDMFRGLPRDAEAQHAAA
- a CDS encoding thermostable hemolysin, whose protein sequence is MPEFDWNIALPLRFGQAETPQMTLTGALPDDTLRATFESFIQQRFRKAHGADIRHFMPELFGMHNGDGELCAVAGVRRAHLESLFLERYLDEPIEPLISAAADRPVERSAIVEVGNLAASDTGSARLSIIAITYLLAMGGLEWVTFTGNIGLVNSFHRLGLTPVTLCAADPDRLGDERQHWGSYYESKPWVHVGNIRAGFVHLRDIGLFTRLGLPGSIEGACHVA
- a CDS encoding ATP-binding protein yields the protein MTSIRRRTLTLIIGLLLAGLAVLSTFNLHDSNHEIAEVYDAQLAQNARLLQGVMRMPLASKQHAELYQAFNSALGEAVPRGEGHPYERKIAFQVWNPAGDVLVHTASAPSFKAPPTQPGFSDVVDLNNRHWRAFLLEDKQNGLRIWVGERDDVRADLVDRIVRHTLWPNVVGSLLLAAMVWLAIGWGLKPLANMAETLRARHSGSLEPLQLAPLPSELEPMQAALNRMLAQIQEVLGRERRFIADAAHEMRTPLAVLRVHAQNLQEAGTEQERRESLAFLIAGVDRTSRLVNQLLTMARLEPKPNPPPLQPIDLSETVRNSLVQLTPWLLSKHLELAFEDSAEPFNIMASPGTIDIALNNLITNAANFSPEHGVITVLLSQAEGFYHLSVEDQGPGIDEADRARLFERFYSRGNANGAGLGLTIVNTIATQLGGRITLVNRAEGGLRATLSIPDGQPLPASQRSTREPPQS
- a CDS encoding GNAT family N-acetyltransferase, with the translated sequence MLTVKDHNDRAAPAYAAHQGEYWIESLRDGRHVLVRALAAKDRQREYAFIKRLSPESRHLRFLAQISEPGTALLDQLMDVDYKQRAAFIALVHENGELIEIGISRYAATGEQDCECAVTVADEWMHLGLATLLMEHLIKAARHNGFKHLYSVDSASNTAMRDLARSLGFETHSDPDDAHQVIHRLSL
- a CDS encoding AMP-binding protein, which gives rise to MSLELQRFQETLRDHARRNDNATALWGDTLKLDYATLYAEVLYRQERLRDEQAQVIALALDNGVDAMLWDLAVLFEGLTCVTLPPFFSATQRAHCLEQSQAERVIAEPELGAELLAAGYEQRGEFWRRSFSGPSRMPAGTAKLTFTSGTTGTPKGVCLSADSLLRVARELDQASEATGPQHHLALLPLAILLENLGCYAALYAGAMLSLPSQKTLGIQGASGVDIPRLLGYLASRAPESLILVPQLLLLLVSAAEQKAFDPRNLRFAAVGGARVSEGLLHRAQRLGLPVYEGYGLSECASVVCLNRPGARRPGSVGRPLPHVEVRLAEDGEVLIKGSTLLGYLGDAPYAEEWWPSGDLGEFDPEGFLYLKGRKKHQFVTSFGRNVNPEWVESELTQRRHIAQAFVYGEALPRNHALLWPHRPDCTDTELAAAVAEANEALPDYAQVHQWTRLPQPFTAANGLLTANGRPRRDAIVAQYHAQLTESAVSEESAS
- a CDS encoding arsenate reductase ArsC; translated protein: MRVLFMCTANSCRSILSEAMFNHLAPAGFEAVSAGSFPKGQVLPRSLSTLQQAGIAIDGLHSKGNDAFESNPPDIVITVCDKAAGETCPVYFGPALKSHWGLEDPSEVKGDEATVDAAFHATLMRIGQRCQAFLDLPFHSLSRDQLKAELDRIGAL